In Acinetobacter pittii, one genomic interval encodes:
- a CDS encoding diguanylate cyclase: protein MPYSLREFSPFSFFKYFLLFSIIIAVCCFIGIASRPLSFLAFFWPANSVLLGLLIRFPNTRRLSTFLGAYSGYVIADLFQGTPFALTLVLTTSNFLYVVTTFALYMFFNQHIKAAYRGYSYLFLFALCGVGSVVGGLFAATFVPMFNTKFMLGGLLDEFGYWFTSELQNALLLLPIILNLPQYSQVKHYFSRSRGLQATDLLPFGAVLISIAASYYDSGPGSLLYPIAALIWCAIRYKPIVVALITSLTSAYIIYHVSGHYLLLYPNEYFSNTISIRIGLIMMTIAPLTVSSISVLHSELIQKLQHAIAHDELTSSLTRRQFLQSVRLLQEKVQKENKTSAFFMLDVDHFKQVNDNYGHQIGDRALQTCVTTIQNILHPHDLLGRLGGEEFAIFIADTSKESAFELAEQIRIKISQQPIYIYGKLPIFIQVSIGISLYSPSSHRAIESLFKEADDALYQAKRQGRNRVFISL, encoded by the coding sequence ATGCCATACTCACTTCGTGAATTTTCACCTTTCTCCTTTTTTAAATATTTTCTCCTGTTTAGCATCATTATTGCAGTATGTTGTTTCATTGGCATCGCATCTCGCCCTTTAAGTTTTCTCGCGTTTTTTTGGCCTGCCAACTCGGTTTTACTTGGCTTGCTCATTCGCTTCCCGAACACACGTCGACTAAGCACATTTTTAGGTGCATATAGCGGCTATGTCATTGCCGATCTATTTCAAGGCACGCCCTTTGCTCTCACACTCGTTTTAACAACTTCAAATTTTCTTTATGTTGTTACTACGTTTGCGCTCTATATGTTTTTTAATCAGCATATTAAAGCAGCCTACCGAGGCTATTCTTACCTCTTTTTATTTGCTCTATGCGGAGTCGGTAGCGTAGTAGGTGGATTATTCGCAGCAACTTTCGTGCCTATGTTTAATACTAAATTTATGCTGGGAGGCTTGTTGGATGAATTCGGTTATTGGTTCACTTCTGAATTGCAAAATGCCTTGCTTCTTTTACCCATCATATTGAACCTACCTCAATATAGTCAGGTAAAGCATTACTTTTCGAGAAGTCGTGGGTTACAGGCAACCGACCTTTTACCTTTTGGGGCTGTTCTGATTTCCATCGCAGCCAGTTATTATGACTCTGGTCCCGGTTCGCTACTCTACCCCATTGCTGCGCTCATCTGGTGCGCTATTCGATATAAACCTATTGTTGTCGCACTCATTACGAGCCTCACCAGCGCCTATATTATTTATCATGTTTCCGGACATTACCTTTTGCTCTACCCGAATGAGTATTTCAGCAATACGATCTCAATTCGTATAGGGTTAATCATGATGACGATTGCCCCTCTGACAGTTTCAAGTATCAGTGTTTTACATTCAGAATTAATTCAGAAGCTTCAACATGCAATTGCACATGACGAGCTGACCTCTAGTCTTACACGACGCCAGTTTTTACAGTCGGTCAGATTACTTCAAGAAAAGGTACAAAAAGAAAATAAAACCTCAGCTTTTTTCATGTTGGATGTCGACCATTTCAAACAAGTCAACGACAACTACGGTCATCAAATCGGTGATCGGGCGCTACAGACTTGTGTCACCACGATACAAAATATTTTGCATCCTCATGATTTGTTAGGCCGCTTGGGCGGTGAAGAATTTGCGATTTTTATTGCAGATACCAGCAAGGAAAGTGCTTTTGAACTGGCAGAACAAATCCGAATTAAAATTAGCCAACAACCTATTTATATTTATGGAAAATTACCCATTTTCATACAGGTGAGTATTGGTATAAGTTTATATTCCCCATCGTCCCATAGAGCAATTGAGAGTTTGTTTAAAGAAGCAGATGACGCTTTATATCAAGCAAAACGCCAAGGACGTAATCGGGTGTTTATCTCTTTATAA
- a CDS encoding preprotein translocase subunit YajC, which yields MMSNLSHNYELGVFVLILAFLFFYIPMIYAFLKIRKQQRKQNK from the coding sequence ATTATGTCCAATTTAAGTCATAACTATGAGTTAGGAGTATTTGTACTGATTTTAGCCTTTTTATTTTTTTATATTCCAATGATTTATGCATTTCTCAAAATACGTAAGCAGCAACGTAAGCAAAATAAATAA
- the nrdA gene encoding ribonucleoside-diphosphate reductase subunit alpha, with protein sequence MSVITSTPGQIQVIKRTGDVAAFDAEKISVAIGKAFLAVEGQQSSDSSRIHDRITQLTEMVLNTFTRRLPSGGTIHIEEIQDQVELALMRTGEQKVARAYVIYREQRASARQQTNSNHHPTLQVTDKNGQLQPLDLSALQATVSKAAEGLEGIDVQAIVDETVKNLYNGVKESDIATTMMMATRTRIEQEPNYTYVTARLLCNELVSTGLTFLGLSTDTPENNALEAFLKKGVELDLLSPDLLDFDLEKLSAAIQPERSNQFTYLGLQTLFDRYFIHSNGVRFELPQLFFMRVSMGLALNEQDKEERAIEFYNLLSSFDYMASTPTLFNSGTLRPQLSSCYLTTIGDDLYDIYGAMRDNAMLSKWAGGLGNDWTPVRALNSYIKGTNGKSQGVVPFLKVANDTAVAVNQGGKRKGAVCAYLETWHLDIEEFLELRKNTGDDRRRTHDMNTANWVPDLFMQRVFEDGEWTLFTPSETPDLHDLTGAEFAERYAYYESVAKETNMLHKKVRAKDLWRKMLSMLFETGHPWITFKDVCNLRSPQQHVGVVHSSNLCTEITLNTNQDEIAVCNLGSINLVQHVQGGVLDREKLARTIKTAVRMLDNVIDINYYAVPQAKNSNLKHRPVGMGIMGFQDALYEMGIAYGSDAAVDFADESMEVISYYAIETSSNLAVERGAYSTFKGSLWDQGILPIDSLEIVAKSRPERMFEVDRTQRLDWDTLRAKVQKDGMRNSNVMAIAPTATISNICGVSQSIEPTFQNLYVKSNLSGEFTVINPYLVRALKERGLWDTVMVNDLKHFEGSVQKIARIPEELKAIFATAFEVDTRWIVDAASRRQKWIDQAQSLNLYISGANGKKLDITYKMAWLRGLKTTYYLRALGATSAEKSTINTGALNAVKPATVEAAAVAAPVVEAKKPEAAVEEEGFTQAAPVPMACSIDNPDCEACQ encoded by the coding sequence ATGAGCGTAATTACTTCGACTCCCGGTCAAATTCAGGTGATTAAACGCACTGGAGATGTTGCTGCATTTGATGCAGAGAAAATTTCAGTTGCGATTGGTAAAGCTTTTCTTGCTGTGGAAGGTCAACAGAGTTCGGATTCTAGCCGTATTCACGACCGTATTACCCAGTTGACGGAAATGGTCTTAAATACTTTTACTCGCCGTTTACCATCGGGCGGTACGATCCATATTGAAGAAATTCAAGATCAAGTAGAACTTGCTTTAATGCGTACTGGGGAACAAAAGGTTGCCCGCGCTTATGTGATTTACCGTGAACAACGTGCTAGCGCTCGTCAGCAAACGAACTCAAACCACCACCCTACTTTACAAGTTACCGACAAAAACGGTCAGCTTCAGCCACTTGATTTAAGTGCATTGCAAGCAACTGTTTCTAAGGCAGCTGAAGGTTTGGAAGGTATTGACGTTCAAGCCATTGTGGATGAAACCGTTAAAAACTTATATAACGGCGTAAAAGAAAGTGATATTGCCACAACAATGATGATGGCAACACGTACCCGTATTGAACAAGAACCAAACTACACTTACGTGACTGCACGTTTGCTTTGTAACGAATTAGTGAGCACTGGTTTAACGTTCTTAGGCTTATCAACAGATACACCTGAAAACAATGCACTTGAAGCATTCTTGAAAAAAGGTGTTGAGCTTGATTTGCTTTCACCTGACTTGCTTGACTTCGACTTAGAAAAATTATCAGCAGCAATTCAGCCAGAACGTTCTAATCAGTTTACCTATTTAGGTTTACAGACTTTATTTGACCGTTACTTCATTCACTCAAACGGCGTTCGCTTCGAATTACCACAATTATTCTTCATGCGTGTGTCGATGGGTCTTGCACTCAATGAGCAAGATAAAGAAGAACGTGCAATTGAGTTCTATAACTTATTGTCTAGCTTCGACTACATGGCTTCTACGCCTACCCTGTTTAACTCAGGTACATTACGTCCACAGCTTTCAAGTTGTTACTTAACAACAATTGGCGATGACCTTTATGACATTTATGGCGCAATGCGTGACAACGCGATGCTTTCTAAATGGGCTGGCGGTTTAGGTAATGACTGGACACCTGTACGTGCCTTGAACTCTTATATTAAAGGTACAAACGGTAAGTCTCAGGGTGTTGTTCCATTCTTGAAAGTTGCGAACGATACAGCTGTTGCAGTAAACCAAGGTGGTAAGCGTAAAGGTGCCGTTTGTGCATACTTAGAAACTTGGCACTTAGACATCGAAGAGTTCTTAGAGCTTCGTAAAAACACGGGTGATGACCGTCGCCGTACTCACGACATGAACACTGCGAACTGGGTTCCAGATTTGTTTATGCAACGTGTATTTGAAGATGGTGAATGGACATTATTTACTCCTTCTGAAACTCCAGACTTGCACGACTTAACTGGTGCTGAATTTGCTGAGCGTTATGCTTACTATGAGTCTGTAGCGAAAGAAACTAACATGCTACATAAGAAAGTACGTGCTAAAGATTTATGGCGCAAAATGCTTTCTATGTTGTTTGAAACTGGTCACCCGTGGATCACATTCAAAGATGTATGTAACTTACGTTCACCACAACAACATGTTGGCGTAGTTCACTCATCTAACTTATGTACTGAAATTACCTTGAACACAAATCAAGACGAAATTGCAGTATGTAACTTAGGTTCGATCAACCTTGTACAACACGTTCAAGGTGGTGTGTTAGACCGTGAGAAATTAGCTCGCACTATTAAAACAGCAGTACGTATGCTCGACAACGTGATCGACATTAACTACTACGCTGTACCACAAGCGAAAAACTCTAACTTGAAACACCGCCCTGTGGGTATGGGTATCATGGGCTTCCAAGATGCTCTATATGAAATGGGTATTGCTTACGGTTCAGACGCTGCTGTTGATTTTGCTGATGAATCAATGGAAGTAATTAGCTACTACGCGATTGAAACTTCAAGCAACTTGGCTGTTGAACGTGGTGCTTACTCAACATTCAAAGGTTCATTGTGGGATCAAGGTATCCTTCCAATCGACTCTTTAGAAATTGTTGCGAAATCTCGTCCAGAGCGCATGTTCGAAGTTGACCGTACTCAACGTTTAGACTGGGACACTTTACGTGCCAAAGTTCAAAAAGACGGTATGCGTAACTCAAACGTGATGGCAATTGCTCCAACTGCAACTATCTCTAACATTTGTGGTGTTTCTCAGTCTATTGAGCCAACATTCCAAAACTTATATGTGAAATCTAACTTGTCTGGTGAGTTCACTGTTATTAACCCATACCTTGTTCGTGCATTAAAAGAACGTGGTCTTTGGGACACAGTAATGGTGAATGACCTTAAACACTTTGAAGGTTCAGTACAAAAAATTGCTCGTATTCCTGAAGAATTAAAAGCAATCTTTGCTACTGCGTTTGAAGTGGATACACGTTGGATCGTTGATGCTGCATCACGCCGTCAAAAATGGATTGATCAAGCTCAGTCGCTTAACCTTTACATCTCTGGTGCAAACGGTAAGAAACTTGACATCACTTACAAGATGGCATGGTTACGTGGCCTTAAGACGACTTATTACCTCCGAGCTTTAGGTGCAACTTCTGCTGAAAAATCTACAATCAACACAGGTGCTTTAAACGCAGTTAAACCTGCGACTGTTGAAGCAGCGGCGGTTGCTGCCCCTGTTGTAGAAGCGAAGAAACCAGAAGCAGCGGTTGAAGAAGAAGGCTTTACTCAAGCAGCTCCAGTACCAATGGCTTGTTCAATCGATAACCCTGATTGTGAAGCTTGCCAGTAA
- the bfmR gene encoding response regulator transcription factor BfmR, translated as MSQEEKLPKILIVEDDERLARLTQEYLIRNGLEVGVETDGNRAIRRIISEQPDLVVLDVMLPGADGLTVCREVRPHYHQPILMLTARTEDMDQVLGLEMGADDYVAKPVQPRVLLARIRALLRRTDKTVEDEVAQRIEFDDLVIDNGGRSVTLNGELVDFTSAEYDLLWLLASNAGRILSREDIFERLRGIEYDGQDRSIDVRISRIRPKIGDDPENPKRIKTVRSKGYLFVKETNGL; from the coding sequence ATGAGCCAAGAAGAAAAGTTACCAAAGATTCTGATCGTTGAAGATGATGAGCGCTTAGCGCGTTTAACTCAAGAATATTTAATTCGCAATGGTTTAGAAGTTGGTGTAGAAACTGATGGTAACCGTGCAATTCGTCGTATTATCAGTGAACAACCAGATCTAGTGGTCTTGGATGTCATGTTGCCGGGTGCCGATGGCTTAACTGTTTGCCGTGAAGTTCGTCCACATTACCATCAACCGATTCTTATGTTGACTGCACGTACAGAAGATATGGATCAGGTACTTGGTTTAGAAATGGGCGCAGATGACTATGTCGCTAAACCGGTTCAACCACGTGTTCTTTTAGCGCGTATCCGTGCACTCTTACGTCGCACAGACAAAACTGTAGAAGATGAAGTTGCGCAGCGTATCGAGTTTGATGACCTTGTCATCGACAATGGCGGTCGTTCTGTAACGCTAAATGGTGAACTTGTTGACTTCACTAGCGCAGAATATGACCTATTATGGTTGCTTGCATCAAATGCTGGTCGTATCTTATCGCGTGAAGATATCTTCGAACGTTTACGTGGTATCGAATACGATGGTCAGGACCGTTCAATCGATGTCCGTATTTCACGTATTCGTCCAAAAATTGGCGATGATCCTGAAAATCCAAAGCGTATTAAAACAGTACGTAGTAAAGGTTACTTGTTCGTTAAAGAAACCAACGGGTTATAA
- the bfmS gene encoding sensor histidine kinase BfmS — protein sequence MFKHSIFLRIYAGLVILVVLVAVFGYLLVQIINYQRAQEYRESLTDGISYVISEGVARQPGKQQKIDWVSDASDLLELPIYYTDASKVELSRTEKKRIEAQKSVVRYDASNSIAYIIIGLRDDPQHYLSIKVDKISERQMKALPIFVLDYLMFYPGQEQEYLAKIQKHFSYPINIYNIQDVNLDSEQIGRLRQDQSVMLYKDSATVRGTTISIVSPIPNHPTQVLVLGPVPMFNWMPLQLSAGITLFSLFLLSLGVYGLILPLERKIRQVRYALNRMKSGDLSLRVPIEGSDEMANLASSYNNMSDHIQRLIEAQRELMRAVSHELRTPVARIRFGTEMLAEEDDYNHRMHQVDMIDKDIEALNTLIDEIMTYAKLEQGTPSLDFDEITLFDVLDQVAVETEALKTQKEIELVAPPLYVKVDAERRYLHRVVQNLVGNAVRYCDNKVRITGGIHSDGMAFVCVEDDGAGIPEQDRQRVFEAFARLDDSRTRASGGYGLGLSIVSRIAYWFGGEIKVDESPSLGGARFIMTWPAKRFKQPPLKANKKAPS from the coding sequence GTGTTTAAACACAGTATATTCCTGCGAATTTATGCGGGACTGGTAATTCTTGTTGTTTTGGTTGCTGTATTTGGTTATTTGCTTGTACAAATCATCAATTATCAACGGGCACAAGAATACCGAGAATCTTTAACTGATGGTATTTCTTATGTCATTAGTGAAGGGGTGGCTCGACAACCGGGGAAGCAACAGAAAATAGACTGGGTTTCAGACGCATCAGATTTATTGGAACTCCCAATTTACTATACTGATGCAAGCAAGGTTGAGTTATCTCGTACTGAGAAAAAACGAATCGAAGCTCAAAAATCTGTTGTTCGTTACGATGCCAGTAATAGTATTGCGTATATCATTATTGGCTTGCGTGACGACCCACAGCATTATCTATCTATAAAAGTCGACAAAATTAGTGAGCGCCAAATGAAGGCTCTCCCTATTTTTGTACTTGATTATCTAATGTTTTATCCGGGGCAAGAACAAGAATATCTTGCCAAGATTCAAAAACATTTCTCTTATCCAATTAATATCTACAATATTCAAGACGTTAATTTGGACTCTGAGCAAATTGGTCGTTTACGCCAAGATCAAAGCGTTATGTTGTACAAAGATAGTGCAACAGTTCGCGGTACAACCATTTCAATCGTATCTCCAATTCCGAATCATCCTACACAGGTTCTCGTGCTTGGTCCGGTGCCGATGTTTAACTGGATGCCTTTGCAGCTTTCAGCAGGGATTACCTTATTTAGCTTATTCTTGTTGAGTCTAGGTGTTTATGGGTTGATCTTGCCGCTAGAGCGTAAAATTCGCCAAGTGCGTTATGCATTAAACCGTATGAAGTCTGGTGATTTGTCATTGCGTGTTCCTATTGAAGGAAGTGACGAAATGGCAAACTTGGCATCAAGTTATAACAACATGTCTGATCATATTCAGCGTTTAATTGAGGCTCAGCGTGAGTTAATGAGGGCAGTATCTCATGAGCTTAGAACGCCTGTGGCTCGTATTCGCTTTGGTACAGAAATGCTGGCTGAAGAAGATGATTACAATCATCGTATGCATCAGGTCGATATGATTGATAAAGATATTGAAGCACTCAATACTTTAATTGATGAAATCATGACTTATGCAAAACTAGAGCAGGGTACACCTTCACTAGATTTCGATGAAATTACTTTATTTGATGTGTTGGATCAGGTTGCTGTCGAAACTGAAGCTTTAAAAACGCAAAAAGAAATTGAACTGGTGGCTCCTCCTCTTTATGTAAAAGTAGATGCAGAGCGTCGTTATTTACATCGTGTTGTTCAAAACTTGGTAGGTAACGCGGTTCGTTATTGCGATAATAAAGTTCGAATTACTGGTGGCATTCATAGCGATGGCATGGCCTTTGTGTGTGTTGAAGATGATGGTGCCGGTATTCCTGAACAAGACCGTCAAAGAGTATTTGAAGCTTTTGCCCGTCTAGATGATAGCCGTACTCGTGCGTCGGGTGGTTATGGTTTAGGATTGTCTATTGTAAGTCGTATTGCGTATTGGTTTGGTGGTGAAATTAAAGTCGATGAAAGCCCAAGCTTGGGTGGCGCTCGCTTTATCATGACATGGCCAGCAAAACGCTTTAAACAGCCTCCTTTAAAAGCCAATAAAAAAGCACCTTCATAA